Proteins from a genomic interval of Amblyraja radiata isolate CabotCenter1 unplaced genomic scaffold, sAmbRad1.1.pri S119, whole genome shotgun sequence:
- the LOC116969195 gene encoding ribonuclease inhibitor-like: protein MVQDMHGSIWKLFLSSKHNPHSFHELIPTVCDLIESFKAMQASLELAAELKDVQQMHRETLKAQTETLRVNMFLMTEKVKAFPLVDRYAELTIIFTVRDREVVEHELLARGRDHEEWREELLGGELEKIRTDQLFQSFWARKSKSGSSTSVAGVPGIGKTTMVQKIVYDWATGKIFQQFQFIFSFKFRDLNTIKDRITLNELILDQYPYFRNILREVWKNPEGLLFIFDGLDEFKDPGNILKLLSEAHSTTDGRFEVFLRFVAGLASPGAAQGLEEFLGRFPQQTTCRVLDWVKEEVKRRAGNTWTKADKMSLLNTMHYIFESQNRALAQQTLGSVETLSFCGLELTPIDCAVLSHVIGLCDTIKHLDLEYCRIQCDGLQRLGPVLHQCQHLGLGGNRLGDSGVKLLSAALMNADCKIQRLGLQCVGLTDSGAEDLVSALSTNHSLTELELTENKLGDSGVKLVSAALRKPDCKIQKLWLDAVGLTYSGAQDLVSALSTNPSLTELDLGGNGLGDSGVKLVSAALRNPDCKIQRLGLWAVGLTDSGADDLASALSTNRSLTELKLGNNELGDSGVKLVSAGVRNSDCEIQRLWLDSINLTDSGLDDLASALSTRLSLLELELGSNSLTDRSVASLRRLILALPSLERIRLGRNRFSADGRNQLESLCGIRPGLSMEL from the exons atgttcagcagaTGCACAGGGAGACACTAAAGGCACAGACGGAAACATTGAGAGTGAACATGTTCCTGATGACGGAGAAGGTTAAGGCGTTCCCACTGgttgatcgatacgctgagctcacgATCATATTCACTGTTCGAGATCGGGAAGTAGTGGAACATGAGCTGttggcaagaggccgggaccatgaagagtggagagaggaactTCTCGGGGGAGAGTTAGAAAAAATCCGAACTGATCAGTTATTCCAGAGCTTTTGGGCGAGGAAATCCAAATCAGGCAGTTCGACTTCTGTGGCTGGAGTtccggggatcggaaaaacaacaatggtgcaaaaaATTGTTTATGACTGGGCCACAGGGAAAATATTCCAACAATTCCagtttatcttcagtttcaaattccgaGATTTAAACACGATTAAAGACAGGATAACCCTGAAcgaactgattctggatcagtatccttactttAGGAATATCCTGCGAGAagtctggaagaacccagagggattgctaTTTATATTTGATGGcttggatgaattcaagg ATCCAGGAAATATTTTGAAACTCCTCAGTGAAGCCCACAGCACGACAGATGGGAGATTTGAAGTgtttctccgttttgtcgctggtctcgCCTCTCCCGGGGCAGCTCAGggcctggaggagtttctgggtcgATTTCCTCAACAAACAACCTGCCGAGTGCttgactgggtgaaggaggaggttaaacGCCGGGCTGGAAATACATGGACTAAAGCTGATAAAATGAGCCTCCTGAACACAATGCACTACATATTTGAGTCTCAGAATCGtgcactggctcagcagacactgggaagtgtggaaacactttcatttTGTGGACTGGaactgaccccgattgactgtgcggtCCTGTCTCATGTCATTGGACTGtgtgatacaatcaaacacctCGATCTGGAGTactgccgcattcagtgtgacggtctccagcggctgggaccaGTTCTGCACCAGTGTCAGCACTTGGG actgggaggGAACAggctgggagattccggagtgaaactgctGTCTGCGGCTCTGATGAatgcggactgtaaaatacagagactggG gctgcaatgtgtcggtctcacagattctggagccgaggatctcgtctctGCCCTCAGTACAAACCACTCACTGACGGAGCTGGAGCTAACTGAGAATAAattgggagattccggagtgaaactagtgtctgcggctctgaggaagccggactgtaaaatacagaaactgtg gctggacgCTGTCGGTCTCACATATTCTGGAGCCCAGGATCTCGTCTCTgctctcagtacaaacccctCACTGACGGAGCTGGACTTGGGAGGGAATGGCCTGGGAGATtctggagtgaaactggtgtctgcggctctgaggaaccctgactgtaaaatacagagactggG GCTGTGGGCTgttggtctcacagattctggagccgatgATCTCGCCTCCGCTCTCAGCACAAACCGCTCACTGACAGAGCTGAAACTGGGGAACAATGAACTGGGAGACtctggagtgaaactggtgtcagcGGGTGTTAGGAACTCGGACTGTGAAATACAGCGACTGTG gctggacagtatcaatctcacagattctggactcGATGATCTAGCCTCCGCTCTTAGTACAAGGCTCTCactgctggagctggagctgggatcaaactccctcacagaccgatCTGTTGCCTCTCTTCGCCGCCTCATACTTGCCCTCCCGAGTCTGGAACGGATCAG GCTGGGGAGGAATCGGTTTAGTGCAGATGGACGGAACCAGCTGGAGAGTCTGTGTGGAATCAGACCCGGGCTGAGTATGGAGCTGTGA